A section of the Pseudomonas fluorescens genome encodes:
- the xylB gene encoding xylulokinase: MTRQSLFLGIDCGTQGTKAIVLDATSGTVLGLGAAAHTLISGANGRREQHTQEWLDAFTEATHRALQQAGVDGQDILGIGVSGQQHGLVLLDEHGQVLRPAKLWCDTETSAENARLLEHLGGESGSLERLGVAIAPGYTVSKLLWTLEQHPDVFARIAHVLLPHDYLNYWLTGRACAEYGDASGTGYFNVRTRQWDLGLLRHIDASGRLEAALPALIEANQPVGNILPAIAERLGINPGAMVSSGGGDNMMGAIGTGNIVPGVFTMSLGSSGTVYAFADQPTISAEAAVATFCSSSGGWLPLICTMNLTNATGVIRELFELDLMAFNTLVAQAPIGAEGVSMLPFLNGERVPALPHATGSLHGLTMTNLTRGNLCRAVVEGTTFGLRQGLDLLRQTGLHSHSIRLIGGGSKSPVWRQMVADIMDTEVVCTEQSEAAALGAALQAAWCQSGESLEALCARCVSIDPASRTQPVAASVAAYQHAYERYQQHVATL; the protein is encoded by the coding sequence ATGACCCGGCAATCTCTATTCCTCGGCATCGATTGCGGCACCCAAGGCACCAAGGCCATCGTCCTCGACGCCACCAGCGGCACGGTGCTGGGCCTGGGCGCTGCTGCCCACACCCTGATCAGCGGTGCCAATGGCCGGCGCGAACAGCACACTCAGGAGTGGCTGGATGCCTTTACCGAAGCCACCCACCGCGCCCTGCAACAAGCCGGCGTGGACGGCCAGGACATCCTCGGCATCGGGGTTTCCGGCCAGCAACACGGCCTGGTGCTGCTCGATGAGCACGGCCAGGTGCTGCGCCCGGCCAAGCTGTGGTGTGACACCGAAACCAGCGCCGAAAACGCCCGGTTACTCGAGCATCTGGGCGGTGAAAGCGGCTCCCTGGAGCGCCTGGGCGTCGCGATTGCCCCGGGCTATACCGTGTCCAAGTTGCTATGGACCCTGGAACAACACCCGGATGTTTTCGCACGCATCGCCCATGTACTGCTGCCCCACGATTACCTCAACTATTGGCTCACTGGCCGCGCCTGCGCCGAGTACGGCGACGCCTCGGGCACCGGCTATTTCAATGTGCGCACCCGCCAATGGGACCTTGGGTTGCTGCGGCACATCGATGCCAGCGGGCGCCTGGAGGCGGCTTTGCCCGCGCTGATCGAGGCCAACCAGCCCGTAGGTAACATTCTGCCGGCCATCGCCGAACGCCTGGGGATCAACCCCGGGGCCATGGTGTCCAGTGGCGGCGGCGACAATATGATGGGGGCGATTGGCACCGGCAACATCGTGCCAGGGGTGTTTACCATGAGCCTCGGTTCGTCGGGCACCGTGTATGCGTTTGCCGATCAACCGACGATCAGCGCCGAGGCCGCGGTGGCGACGTTCTGTTCTTCCAGTGGCGGTTGGCTGCCGCTGATCTGCACCATGAACCTGACCAATGCCACCGGAGTCATCCGCGAGCTGTTCGAACTGGACCTGATGGCGTTCAACACCCTGGTGGCCCAGGCCCCGATTGGCGCCGAGGGTGTCAGCATGCTGCCCTTTCTCAATGGCGAGCGTGTACCCGCCCTGCCCCATGCCACCGGCAGCCTGCACGGCCTGACCATGACCAACCTGACCCGTGGCAACCTGTGCCGTGCGGTGGTTGAAGGCACTACCTTTGGTTTGCGCCAGGGCCTGGACCTGTTGCGCCAGACCGGCCTGCACAGCCACAGTATCCGCCTGATCGGCGGCGGCTCGAAAAGCCCGGTGTGGCGGCAGATGGTCGCCGATATCATGGACACCGAAGTGGTCTGTACCGAACAAAGCGAAGCCGCGGCCCTGGGCGCGGCACTCCAGGCCGCGTGGTGCCAGTCCGGCGAAAGCCTTGAGGCGCTGTGCGCACGCTGCGTCAGCATCGACCCGGCCAGCCGTACCCAGCCCGTCGCCGCCAGCGTTGCGGCTTATCAACACGCCTATGAACGCTATCAACAGCATGTGGCAACCCTTTAA
- the aqpZ gene encoding aquaporin Z translates to MQQKIAAEFLGTFWLTFAGCGSAILSAAFPGLGIGFTGVALAFGLSVLTMSYAVGSISGAHFNPAVTLGLWAGGRLPGVDVLPYIIAQVAGATVAAAVLALVASGRPGFEIGEFAANGYGALSPGQYSLLAAVVVESVGTFFLAFIVMRVTAPGAAPGFAPIAVGLTLTLIHLVSIPVTNTSVNPARSTGPALFAGTDYLMQLWLFWLVPLAAGILGARVARAVRERP, encoded by the coding sequence GTGCAACAAAAAATCGCAGCAGAGTTTCTCGGCACTTTTTGGCTGACCTTCGCCGGTTGTGGCAGTGCCATTCTGTCGGCCGCATTTCCCGGCCTGGGTATCGGCTTTACCGGGGTGGCCCTGGCATTTGGCCTGAGTGTATTGACCATGTCCTACGCCGTGGGCAGCATCAGCGGCGCACATTTCAACCCGGCGGTAACGCTCGGCCTGTGGGCCGGAGGCCGCCTGCCGGGGGTGGATGTGCTGCCCTATATCATCGCCCAGGTCGCCGGCGCGACAGTCGCGGCGGCGGTCCTCGCGCTGGTCGCCAGTGGCCGGCCGGGCTTTGAAATCGGCGAGTTCGCCGCCAATGGCTATGGCGCGTTGAGCCCAGGTCAGTACAGCCTGTTGGCCGCCGTGGTGGTGGAAAGCGTGGGCACGTTCTTCCTGGCGTTTATCGTGATGCGGGTGACGGCGCCGGGTGCCGCGCCGGGGTTTGCGCCGATAGCCGTGGGCCTGACGCTGACGCTGATTCACCTGGTGTCGATTCCCGTCACCAACACCTCCGTCAACCCGGCACGTAGTACTGGGCCGGCACTGTTTGCCGGCACCGATTACCTGATGCAGCTCTGGTTGTTCTGGCTGGTACCACTGGCCGCCGGTATCCTCGGCGCCAGGGTGGCCCGGGCTGTACGGGAGCGGCCGTGA
- a CDS encoding DUF1652 domain-containing protein, with amino-acid sequence MFSELELRGLIEGSFLPRRCECIKAQDGSLTIKIYDDDGTGTTVTGIQADKLDSSRAICNLITELREDLKHAHAPAPRRVGARLY; translated from the coding sequence ATGTTTTCGGAATTGGAACTACGCGGTCTTATCGAAGGAAGTTTCCTGCCCAGGCGTTGTGAATGCATCAAGGCTCAGGATGGATCGTTGACGATCAAAATCTACGACGACGATGGTACAGGTACCACGGTCACCGGCATCCAGGCCGATAAACTCGACAGCAGCCGCGCCATCTGCAACTTGATCACCGAATTGCGTGAAGACCTCAAGCACGCCCATGCACCGGCTCCGCGCCGGGTGGGTGCCAGGCTGTACTGA
- a CDS encoding carbohydrate kinase family protein, producing the protein MYLVCGEALFDFFSQEDASGQASNVNFKAIAGGSPFNVAVGLRRLGIDAGLFAGLSSDYLGQRLRKVLRDEGVRDEYLVEFAAPTTLAMVALGANGSPQYSFRGEGCADRQLQLEHLPVLDAQVRGLHFGSFSLVVQPVADSLRALLRRESGKRLISLDPNVRLNPEPDIEVWRQRVAELVHYADLIKVSDEDLHLLYPGQAPESVLQGWLQHRCQLIFLTRGGEGASVFSRRHGNWSAPAVKVVMADTVGAGDTFQAALIAWLTEQRLDCVEGVQGLDREQIDSMLKFAIGAAALTCTKTGPDLPYREQLNG; encoded by the coding sequence ATGTATCTGGTGTGTGGCGAAGCGCTGTTTGATTTTTTCAGCCAGGAGGATGCCAGCGGACAGGCTTCCAACGTCAATTTCAAGGCGATTGCCGGCGGCTCGCCGTTCAACGTGGCCGTAGGCTTGCGGCGATTGGGGATTGATGCGGGCCTGTTTGCCGGTTTGTCCAGCGACTACCTGGGCCAGCGCCTGCGTAAGGTTCTGCGCGATGAAGGCGTACGCGACGAGTACCTGGTAGAGTTTGCGGCGCCGACCACCCTGGCGATGGTCGCCCTGGGCGCCAATGGCTCGCCGCAATACAGTTTCCGTGGCGAAGGCTGTGCCGATCGGCAACTGCAGCTTGAGCATTTGCCCGTACTCGATGCCCAGGTGCGTGGCCTGCATTTTGGTTCGTTTTCCCTGGTGGTGCAGCCGGTCGCCGACAGCCTGCGGGCCCTGCTCCGCCGGGAAAGCGGCAAACGCCTGATCAGCCTTGATCCGAATGTACGGCTAAACCCCGAGCCGGATATCGAGGTGTGGCGCCAGCGGGTTGCCGAGTTGGTGCACTATGCCGACCTGATCAAGGTCAGCGATGAGGACCTGCACCTGCTCTACCCCGGCCAGGCACCCGAAAGCGTTCTGCAAGGCTGGCTGCAGCATCGTTGCCAGCTGATTTTCCTGACCCGTGGCGGTGAGGGTGCAAGCGTGTTCAGCCGCCGGCATGGCAACTGGTCGGCACCGGCGGTCAAGGTGGTGATGGCCGATACAGTGGGTGCCGGCGACACCTTCCAGGCGGCCTTGATTGCCTGGCTCACCGAACAGCGCCTCGATTGCGTGGAAGGTGTGCAGGGCCTGGACCGGGAGCAGATCGACAGCATGCTCAAATTCGCCATTGGCGCCGCCGCGCTGACCTGTACCAAGACCGGGCCAGACCTGCCCTACCGTGAGCAATTGAACGGATAG
- a CDS encoding mannitol dehydrogenase family protein, translated as MKLNKHTLTQLAPAVRLPAYALADTRQGIAHIGVGGFHRAHQAYYTDALMNTGVGLDWSICGIGLRAEDRKARDDLAGQDYLFTLYELGDTDDTEVRVIGAISDMLLAQDGAQALIDKLASPQIRIVSLTITEGGYCIDDSNGEFMAHLPQIQHDLAHPTAPQTVFGFICAALSLRRAAGIPAFTVMSCDNLPHNGAVTRKALLAFAALRDTNLHDWIKAHVSFPNAMVDRITPMTSTAHRLQLHDQHGIDDAWPVVCEPFVQWVLEDKFVNGRPAWERVGVQFTDDVTPYEEMKIGLLNGSHLALTYLGFLKGYRFVHETMNDPLFVAYMRAYMDLDVTPNLAPVPGIDLDQYKQTLVERFSNQAIADQLERVCSDGSSKFPKFTVPTINRLIAEGRDTERAALVVAAWALYLQGVDENGVRYRIPDPRADFCRALVADDALISQRLLSVEEIFGTAIPNSPEFVAAFERCFASLRDKGVAETLKHLLANFH; from the coding sequence ATGAAACTCAATAAACACACACTCACCCAGCTTGCGCCCGCAGTGCGCCTGCCGGCCTACGCCCTGGCTGATACGCGCCAGGGCATCGCCCATATCGGCGTCGGCGGTTTCCACCGCGCGCACCAGGCGTATTACACCGACGCCCTGATGAACACCGGTGTCGGCCTGGACTGGAGCATCTGCGGCATCGGCCTGCGCGCTGAAGACCGCAAGGCCCGGGATGACCTGGCCGGCCAGGACTATCTGTTCACCCTGTATGAACTGGGCGACACCGACGACACCGAAGTACGGGTGATCGGTGCCATCAGCGACATGCTGCTGGCCCAAGACGGCGCCCAGGCCCTGATCGACAAGTTGGCCAGCCCGCAAATCCGCATCGTATCGCTGACCATTACCGAGGGCGGCTACTGCATCGACGACAGCAACGGCGAGTTCATGGCCCATTTGCCGCAGATCCAGCATGACCTGGCCCACCCCACGGCGCCGCAGACGGTATTCGGCTTTATCTGCGCGGCCTTGAGCCTGCGCCGTGCCGCCGGTATTCCGGCCTTTACCGTGATGTCCTGCGATAACCTGCCCCATAACGGCGCCGTAACCCGCAAGGCGCTGCTGGCGTTCGCCGCGTTGCGCGACACCAACCTGCACGACTGGATCAAGGCCCATGTGAGCTTCCCCAACGCCATGGTCGACCGCATCACCCCCATGACCAGCACGGCGCATCGCTTGCAACTGCATGATCAACACGGCATTGACGACGCCTGGCCGGTGGTGTGCGAGCCGTTTGTGCAGTGGGTGCTGGAAGACAAGTTCGTCAACGGCCGCCCGGCCTGGGAGCGGGTTGGCGTGCAGTTCACCGATGACGTCACACCTTACGAAGAGATGAAAATCGGCCTGCTCAACGGCAGCCATCTGGCCCTGACCTACCTGGGGTTTCTCAAAGGCTATCGGTTTGTCCACGAGACCATGAACGATCCGCTGTTTGTCGCGTATATGCGTGCCTATATGGACCTGGACGTGACCCCCAACCTGGCACCCGTACCGGGCATCGATCTGGACCAGTACAAGCAGACCTTGGTGGAGCGCTTCTCCAACCAGGCGATTGCCGATCAACTGGAGCGGGTCTGTTCCGATGGTTCATCGAAGTTTCCCAAGTTCACGGTACCGACCATCAATCGCCTGATTGCCGAGGGGCGCGATACCGAGCGAGCAGCGCTGGTGGTGGCGGCCTGGGCCTTGTACCTGCAAGGTGTGGACGAGAATGGCGTGCGCTACCGCATCCCCGATCCCCGTGCGGACTTCTGCCGGGCGCTGGTGGCTGATGACGCGTTGATCAGCCAGCGATTGCTCAGTGTGGAAGAGATTTTTGGCACGGCGATTCCCAATTCACCGGAGTTTGTGGCAGCGTTCGAGCGGTGTTTTGCCAGTTTGCGTGACAAAGGTGTCGCAGAGACCCTGAAGCACCTGCTCGCCAACTTTCACTGA
- a CDS encoding ABC transporter ATP-binding protein has translation MANLKIKNLQKGFEGFSIIKGIDLQVNDKEFVVFVGPSGCGKSTLLRLIAGLEEVTEGTIELDGRDITEVTPAKRDLAMVFQTYALYPHMSVRKNMSFALDLAGVDKHIVDSKVSEAARILELGPLLERKPKQLSGGQRQRVAIGRAIVRNPKIFLFDEPLSNLDAALRVQMRLELARLHKELQATMIYVTHDQVEAMTLADKVVVLNSGRIEQVGSPLELYHQPANLFVAGFLGTPKMGFLKGKVTRVDSQGCEVQLDAGTLISLPLSGATLSVGSAVTLGIRPEHLELAAPGDTTLTVTADVGERLGSDTFCHVITRNGEPLTLRIRGDMASQYGQTLQLHLDPAHCHLFDTDGVAVARPLRAVA, from the coding sequence ATGGCCAACCTGAAAATCAAGAATCTGCAAAAAGGCTTCGAAGGTTTCTCCATCATCAAGGGCATCGACCTGCAAGTGAACGACAAGGAGTTCGTGGTCTTCGTCGGGCCGTCCGGGTGTGGCAAGTCCACCCTGCTGCGCCTGATTGCCGGCCTTGAGGAAGTCACTGAAGGCACCATTGAACTGGATGGCCGTGACATTACCGAAGTGACCCCGGCCAAGCGCGACCTGGCCATGGTGTTCCAGACCTACGCCCTGTACCCGCATATGAGCGTGCGCAAGAACATGTCGTTTGCCCTGGACCTGGCCGGCGTGGACAAGCACATTGTCGACAGCAAGGTCAGTGAGGCCGCACGCATCCTGGAGCTGGGCCCGCTGCTGGAGCGCAAGCCCAAGCAACTGTCTGGCGGCCAGCGCCAGCGCGTGGCCATCGGCCGGGCGATTGTGCGCAACCCGAAGATCTTCCTGTTCGACGAGCCGCTGTCCAACCTCGACGCAGCCCTGCGTGTGCAAATGCGCCTGGAACTGGCGCGCCTGCATAAAGAACTGCAGGCCACCATGATTTACGTGACCCACGACCAGGTCGAAGCCATGACCCTGGCCGACAAGGTGGTGGTGCTCAACAGCGGGCGCATCGAGCAGGTCGGCTCGCCGCTGGAGCTGTATCACCAACCAGCCAACCTGTTTGTCGCAGGTTTTTTGGGTACACCGAAAATGGGCTTTCTCAAGGGCAAGGTCACCCGTGTCGACAGCCAGGGCTGTGAAGTGCAATTGGATGCCGGCACCCTGATCAGCCTGCCATTGAGCGGCGCCACCTTGAGCGTGGGCAGCGCGGTGACCCTGGGCATCCGCCCCGAACACCTGGAACTGGCCGCGCCGGGCGATACCACCCTGACCGTTACCGCCGATGTTGGCGAGCGCCTGGGCAGCGACACCTTCTGCCATGTGATCACCCGCAATGGCGAGCCGCTGACCCTGCGCATCCGTGGCGACATGGCCAGCCAGTATGGCCAGACGCTGCAATTGCACCTGGACCCGGCGCACTGCCACCTGTTCGATACCGATGGCGTTGCCGTGGCCCGCCCATTGCGCGCTGTCGCCTGA